In Marivivens aquimaris, one genomic interval encodes:
- a CDS encoding UDP-N-acetylmuramoyl-L-alanyl-D-glutamate--2,6-diaminopimelate ligase encodes MSGTEKTCSLADLGLTAQGAKEAVIKAITIDSREVMPGTLFAALPGSAVHGATFTDAAIANGVSAILTDAEGAKIAAPAVEGTDIALVIAEDPRATLAQTAALWFGPQPGVMVGVTGTNGKTSVASFCRQIWTHMGLEAVNVGTTGVEGAWTHPLRHTTPDPITLQRVLADAAQNGVTHAAMEASSHGLDQRRLDGVILSSAGFTNFTQDHLDYHETFEAYFDAKMGLFTRVLQPEGTAVVNLDDPKGAEVAATAEARGQEVIGVGRAKGARLRLLAQRFDSTGQEVRFDWQGSVHMVRLNLIGGFQAENVLLAAGLVIGAGADAEEVFATLPHLTTVRGRMQLAATRDNGAAVFIDYAHTPDAVETVLEAIRPHVMGRIIAIVGAGGDRDKTKRPLMGGAAARLADVVIVTDDNPRTEDPATIRAAVMEGATAEKSTDVFEIGDRAEAILRGADMLQPGDALLVAGKGHETGQIVGTDVLHFDDAEVASQAVLALDGKI; translated from the coding sequence ATGAGCGGCACAGAGAAGACATGTTCGCTAGCAGACCTCGGTCTGACCGCGCAGGGCGCTAAAGAAGCTGTCATCAAAGCCATCACCATCGACAGCCGCGAGGTCATGCCGGGCACGTTATTCGCCGCATTGCCAGGCAGTGCTGTCCATGGCGCAACCTTCACCGACGCTGCCATTGCTAACGGTGTCAGCGCCATTCTCACGGATGCCGAGGGCGCAAAGATCGCCGCGCCCGCCGTTGAAGGCACCGACATTGCGCTGGTGATCGCCGAAGATCCGCGCGCCACGCTGGCGCAGACCGCCGCGCTTTGGTTCGGGCCGCAGCCTGGTGTCATGGTAGGCGTGACTGGCACCAACGGCAAAACCTCGGTCGCGAGCTTCTGCCGTCAGATCTGGACGCACATGGGTCTGGAGGCTGTAAACGTCGGCACCACTGGTGTTGAGGGCGCATGGACCCATCCGCTCCGACACACCACACCCGACCCGATCACGCTGCAAAGGGTGCTGGCTGATGCGGCCCAAAACGGTGTCACCCACGCCGCGATGGAGGCATCTTCGCACGGCCTCGACCAGCGCCGCCTTGATGGGGTGATCCTGTCCTCGGCTGGCTTCACGAACTTCACCCAAGACCACCTCGACTATCACGAGACCTTCGAGGCCTACTTCGACGCCAAGATGGGTCTTTTCACTCGCGTCCTTCAGCCCGAAGGCACCGCCGTTGTGAACCTCGACGACCCGAAGGGGGCCGAGGTTGCCGCGACCGCCGAAGCGCGCGGCCAGGAAGTCATCGGCGTTGGCCGCGCTAAAGGTGCCCGCCTGCGTCTGCTCGCCCAGCGTTTCGACTCGACAGGGCAGGAGGTCCGTTTCGACTGGCAGGGCAGCGTCCATATGGTGCGCCTCAACCTGATCGGCGGGTTTCAAGCCGAGAACGTTTTGCTGGCTGCAGGTCTGGTCATCGGCGCTGGTGCTGATGCTGAAGAGGTTTTCGCGACCCTGCCGCACCTCACCACCGTGCGCGGGCGTATGCAGCTCGCCGCGACCCGCGACAACGGCGCTGCGGTGTTTATCGATTATGCTCACACGCCCGATGCGGTTGAAACCGTGCTCGAAGCGATCCGCCCGCACGTCATGGGCCGCATCATTGCCATTGTCGGCGCTGGCGGTGACCGTGACAAAACCAAACGCCCGCTCATGGGCGGCGCTGCCGCGCGTCTGGCTGACGTCGTCATCGTGACCGACGACAATCCGCGCACCGAAGACCCCGCCACCATTCGCGCTGCGGTTATGGAAGGGGCAACTGCCGAAAAATCCACCGATGTTTTCGAAATCGGTGACCGTGCCGAGGCGATTTTGCGCGGGGCGGACATGCTTCAGCCCGGAGACGCGCTACTTGTCGCGGGCAAGGGACACGAGACCGGCCAGATCGTCGGCACCGATGTCCTCCATTTTGACGATGCCGAAGTTGCGTCGCAGGCCGTTCTGGCGCTTGACGGAAAGATTTGA